A single genomic interval of Streptomyces showdoensis harbors:
- a CDS encoding ribonuclease J, translating into MSHPHPELGTPPKLPKGGLRVTPLGGLGEIGRNMTVFEFDGRLLIVDCGVLFPEEEQPGVDLILPDFTTIQDRLDDIEGIVLTHGHEDHIGGVPYLLRMKQDIPLIGSKLTLALIEAKLQEHRIRPYTLEVAEGDRERLGPFDCEFIAVNHSIPDALAVAIRTPAGMVVHTGDFKMDQLPLDNRLTDLHAFARLSEEGIDLLLTDSTNAEVPGFTAHERDISNVLRNVFANAQKRIIVASFASHVHRIQQILDAAHEYGRRVAFVGRSMVRNMGIARDLGYLKVPAGLVVDVKTLDDLPDDEVVLVCTGSQGEPMAALSRMANRDHQIRIVPGDTVILASSLIPGNENAVYRVINGLTRWGANVVHKGNAKVHVSGHASAGELLYFYNICKPKNLMPVHGEWRHLRANAELGAMTGVPKDHIVIAEDGVVVDLVDGRARITGKVQAGYVYVDGLSVGDVTESSLKDRRILGEEGIISVFVVVDSSTGKIVSGPNIHARGSGIEDSAFDAVLPKVDQALNKSAQDGVLEPHQLQQLIRRTVGKWVSDTYRRRPMILPVVVEV; encoded by the coding sequence TTGAGCCATCCGCATCCCGAACTCGGCACCCCGCCGAAGCTGCCCAAGGGCGGCCTGCGCGTCACCCCGCTCGGTGGGCTGGGTGAGATCGGCCGGAACATGACGGTCTTCGAGTTCGACGGCCGTCTGCTGATCGTCGACTGCGGCGTCCTCTTCCCCGAGGAGGAGCAGCCGGGCGTCGACCTGATCCTGCCCGATTTCACCACCATCCAGGACCGCCTCGACGACATCGAGGGCATCGTCCTGACGCACGGCCACGAGGACCACATCGGTGGCGTGCCGTACCTGCTCCGCATGAAGCAGGACATCCCGCTCATCGGCTCCAAGCTGACCCTGGCCCTCATCGAGGCCAAGCTCCAGGAGCACCGGATCCGCCCGTACACCCTCGAGGTGGCCGAAGGCGACCGCGAGCGGCTCGGCCCCTTCGACTGCGAGTTCATCGCCGTCAACCACTCCATCCCCGACGCGCTGGCCGTCGCCATCCGCACCCCCGCGGGCATGGTCGTCCACACCGGCGACTTCAAGATGGACCAGCTGCCGCTGGACAACCGCCTCACGGACCTGCACGCCTTCGCGCGCCTGAGCGAGGAGGGCATCGACCTCCTGCTCACGGACTCGACGAACGCCGAGGTCCCGGGCTTCACGGCACACGAGCGCGACATCTCCAACGTCCTGCGCAACGTCTTCGCCAACGCCCAGAAGCGCATCATCGTGGCCAGCTTCGCCAGCCACGTGCACCGCATCCAGCAGATCCTGGACGCCGCCCACGAGTACGGCCGCAGGGTCGCCTTCGTCGGCCGCTCCATGGTCCGCAACATGGGCATCGCCCGTGACCTGGGCTACCTGAAGGTCCCCGCCGGTCTGGTCGTGGACGTGAAGACGCTGGACGACCTGCCGGACGACGAGGTCGTGCTGGTCTGTACGGGTTCCCAGGGCGAGCCGATGGCCGCCCTGTCCCGGATGGCCAACCGCGACCACCAGATCCGGATCGTCCCCGGCGACACGGTCATCCTGGCCTCGTCCCTGATCCCGGGCAACGAGAACGCGGTCTACCGCGTGATCAACGGCCTGACCCGCTGGGGCGCCAACGTCGTCCACAAGGGCAACGCCAAGGTCCACGTCTCGGGCCACGCCTCGGCCGGCGAGCTGCTGTACTTCTACAACATCTGCAAGCCGAAGAACCTGATGCCGGTCCACGGCGAGTGGCGCCACCTGCGCGCCAACGCCGAGCTCGGCGCCATGACGGGTGTCCCCAAGGACCACATCGTCATCGCCGAGGACGGCGTCGTCGTCGACCTGGTCGACGGCCGCGCCCGGATCACCGGCAAGGTCCAGGCGGGCTACGTGTACGTCGACGGCCTCTCGGTCGGCGACGTCACCGAGTCCTCCCTGAAGGACCGCCGCATCCTCGGCGAGGAGGGCATCATCTCGGTCTTCGTGGTCGTGGACTCCTCGACCGGCAAGATCGTCAGCGGCCCGAACATCCACGCCCGGGGCTCCGGCATCGAGGACTCCGCCTTCGACGCGGTGCTCCCCAAGGTCGACCAGGCCCTGAACAAGTCCGCCCAGGACGGCGTGCTCGAGCCCCACCAGCTCCAGCAGCTGATCCGCCGCACGGTCGGCAAGTGGGTGTCGGACACCTACCGCCGCCGTCCGATGATCCTCCCGGTGGTCGTGGAGGTCTGA
- the dapA gene encoding 4-hydroxy-tetrahydrodipicolinate synthase, translated as MAPISTPQTPFGRVLTAMVTPFTADGALDLDGAQRLASHLVDAGNDGLVVNGTTGESPTTTDAEKSQLVRAVLEAVGDRAHVVAGIGTNDTHHTLELARAAERDGAHGLLAVTPYYNKPPQEGLYRHFSAIADATELPVMLYDIPGRSGVPIDTETIVRLAEHPRIVANKDAKGDLGRASWAIARSGLAWYSGDDMLNLPLLSVGACGFVSVVGHVVTPELRALLEAHLAGDVQKATEIHQRLLPVFTGMFRTQGVITTKAALALQGLPSGPLRLPLVELSDEETAQLRLDLAAGGVEL; from the coding sequence ATGGCTCCGATCTCCACTCCGCAGACCCCCTTCGGGCGGGTCCTCACCGCCATGGTCACGCCCTTCACGGCGGACGGCGCACTCGACCTCGACGGCGCCCAGCGACTCGCCTCCCACCTCGTGGACGCAGGCAACGACGGCCTGGTCGTCAACGGCACCACCGGCGAGTCCCCCACCACCACCGACGCGGAGAAATCGCAGCTCGTACGAGCCGTACTGGAGGCGGTCGGCGACCGCGCCCACGTGGTCGCCGGCATCGGCACCAACGACACCCACCACACGCTGGAGCTCGCCCGCGCCGCCGAGCGTGACGGCGCGCACGGCCTGCTCGCCGTCACGCCGTACTACAACAAGCCCCCGCAGGAGGGCCTGTACCGGCACTTCTCGGCCATCGCCGACGCCACCGAGCTCCCGGTGATGCTCTACGACATCCCCGGCCGCAGCGGCGTCCCGATCGACACCGAGACGATCGTCCGGCTCGCCGAGCACCCCCGGATCGTCGCCAACAAGGACGCCAAGGGCGACCTCGGCCGCGCCAGCTGGGCCATCGCACGCAGCGGCCTCGCCTGGTACTCCGGCGACGACATGCTCAACCTTCCGCTGCTCTCCGTGGGCGCCTGCGGCTTCGTCTCCGTGGTCGGCCACGTGGTCACCCCGGAACTCCGCGCCCTCCTGGAGGCCCACCTGGCCGGCGACGTCCAGAAGGCCACCGAGATCCACCAACGGCTGCTCCCGGTCTTCACCGGCATGTTCCGCACCCAGGGCGTCATCACCACCAAGGCCGCCCTCGCCCTCCAGGGCCTCCCGTCCGGCCCCCTGCGGCTCCCGCTCGTGGAGCTGAGCGACGAGGAGACCGCCCAGCTCAGGCTGGACCTCGCCGCCGGCGGGGTAGAGCTCTGA
- the thyX gene encoding FAD-dependent thymidylate synthase, with amino-acid sequence MTDSPTENQKIDFRSDVTVDLVKSAAGDSDVLWAARVSTAGEQSLEELQKDPERSKGLINYLMRDRHGSPFEHNSMTFFISAPIFVFREFMRHRVGWSYNEESGRYRELQPVFYVPDTSRKLVQEGRPGKYVFVEGSQAQHELVGRAMEDSYRQAYETYQEMLAAGVAREVARSVLPVGLYSSMYATCNARSLMHFLGLRTQHELAAVPSFPQREIEMVGEKMEEHWAKLMPLTYAAFNKNGRVAP; translated from the coding sequence GTGACCGACAGCCCCACCGAGAACCAGAAGATCGACTTCCGGAGCGACGTCACCGTCGACCTGGTCAAGAGCGCGGCCGGCGACTCGGACGTGCTGTGGGCGGCGCGGGTGTCCACCGCGGGAGAGCAGTCGCTGGAGGAGCTCCAGAAGGACCCCGAGCGCTCCAAGGGCCTGATCAACTACCTGATGCGGGACCGCCACGGCAGCCCCTTCGAGCACAACTCGATGACCTTCTTCATCAGCGCCCCGATCTTCGTCTTCCGCGAGTTCATGCGGCACCGGGTGGGCTGGTCGTACAACGAGGAATCCGGCCGCTACAGGGAGCTCCAGCCGGTCTTCTACGTCCCGGACACCTCCCGCAAGCTGGTCCAGGAGGGCCGTCCCGGCAAGTACGTCTTCGTCGAGGGCTCCCAGGCCCAGCACGAGCTCGTCGGCCGCGCCATGGAGGACTCGTACCGCCAGGCGTACGAGACCTACCAGGAGATGCTGGCCGCGGGCGTCGCCCGTGAGGTCGCCCGCTCGGTCCTCCCGGTCGGCCTGTACTCCTCGATGTACGCCACCTGCAACGCGCGCTCCCTGATGCACTTCCTCGGTCTGCGCACCCAGCACGAGCTCGCCGCGGTGCCCTCGTTCCCGCAGCGTGAGATCGAGATGGTGGGCGAGAAGATGGAAGAGCACTGGGCCAAGCTGATGCCGCTGACCTACGCGGCCTTCAACAAGAACGGCCGTGTGGCCCCATAG
- a CDS encoding PH domain-containing protein, with translation MPLPFLTADRAFDATDDIALPFDDHDQWRRPYRPGPWRVGMAALALLLASFVLLAAVIIAVAGALGGAAFTFGVAALIIAAALRLLRMGVWVSRAGLRQVSFFATRTVPWPKVSEVRTAQQPVRWLGLPRTVQGQALMLVRHGGEQTLLLTDHNADFLSRVEAFDRAADTVEAWNAEYAGSAAR, from the coding sequence GTGCCCCTGCCCTTTCTGACGGCCGACCGTGCTTTCGACGCGACCGACGACATCGCGCTGCCGTTCGACGACCACGATCAGTGGCGTCGTCCGTACCGGCCCGGACCGTGGCGGGTGGGAATGGCGGCGCTCGCGCTGCTGCTCGCCTCGTTCGTGCTGCTGGCCGCCGTCATCATCGCCGTCGCCGGAGCGCTCGGCGGCGCCGCGTTCACCTTCGGGGTCGCCGCGCTGATCATCGCCGCCGCCCTGCGCCTGCTGCGCATGGGCGTGTGGGTGAGCCGGGCCGGCCTGCGCCAGGTCTCGTTCTTCGCGACCCGGACCGTGCCGTGGCCGAAGGTCTCCGAGGTGCGCACCGCCCAGCAGCCGGTGCGCTGGCTGGGGCTCCCCCGCACCGTCCAGGGCCAGGCCCTGATGCTCGTACGCCATGGCGGTGAGCAGACCCTGCTGCTCACCGACCACAACGCGGACTTCCTCTCGCGCGTCGAGGCCTTCGACCGTGCCGCTGACACGGTCGAGGCCTGGAACGCGGAGTACGCCGGGTCCGCCGCCCGCTAG
- the dapB gene encoding 4-hydroxy-tetrahydrodipicolinate reductase: protein MSKLRVAVLGAQGRIGSEAVKAVQAAEDMELVAALGRGDKLETLVEADAQVVVELTTPASVMDNLDFCVRHGIHAVVGTTGWTEERLAQLDGWLADSPGTGVLIAPNFSIGAVLTMKFAQIAAPYFESVEVVELHHPHKVDAPSGTATRTAQLIAKARAEAGLGAQPDSTETGVEGARGADIDGVRVHAVRLAGLLAHQEVLLGGEGETLTVRHDSLHHSSFMPGILLGARRVVTTPGLTFGLEHFLDLG from the coding sequence ATGAGCAAGCTGCGCGTGGCGGTCCTCGGGGCCCAGGGCCGTATCGGCTCCGAGGCCGTCAAGGCCGTCCAGGCCGCCGAGGACATGGAACTGGTCGCGGCCCTCGGCCGCGGCGACAAGCTGGAGACCCTGGTCGAGGCGGACGCCCAGGTCGTGGTCGAGCTGACCACGCCCGCCTCGGTCATGGACAACCTCGACTTCTGCGTGCGCCACGGCATCCACGCGGTCGTCGGGACCACCGGCTGGACCGAGGAGCGCCTCGCGCAGCTGGACGGATGGCTCGCCGACTCCCCGGGGACCGGCGTCCTGATCGCCCCGAACTTCTCCATCGGGGCGGTCCTCACCATGAAGTTCGCGCAGATCGCGGCGCCGTACTTCGAGTCCGTCGAGGTCGTCGAGCTGCACCACCCGCACAAGGTGGACGCCCCCTCGGGCACCGCCACCCGCACCGCCCAGCTGATCGCCAAGGCCCGGGCCGAGGCCGGCCTGGGCGCCCAGCCGGACTCCACCGAGACCGGCGTCGAGGGGGCGCGCGGCGCCGACATCGACGGCGTGCGGGTCCACGCGGTGCGCCTGGCGGGCCTGCTGGCCCACCAGGAGGTGCTGCTCGGCGGCGAGGGCGAGACCCTGACGGTCCGTCATGACTCCCTGCACCACTCCAGCTTCATGCCGGGCATCCTGCTGGGCGCCCGCCGCGTGGTGACCACCCCGGGCCTCACGTTCGGCCTGGAACACTTCCTGGACCTGGGCTGA
- a CDS encoding pitrilysin family protein, whose amino-acid sequence MTSRSSRATARPSSEGRAVARTQTLLPGRDGIGTVRRTTLPGGLRIVTETLPSVRSATFGIWAHVGSRDETPTLNGATHYLEHLLFKGTHKRSALDISASIDAVGGEMNAFTAKEYTCYYARVLDTDLPLAIDVVCDMLTDSLILDSDVDAERGVILEEIAMTEDDPGDMVHDLFAQTMFGDTPLGRPVLGTVDTINALTRDQVARFYKKHYDPTHLVVAAAGNVDHATVVRQVRRAFEKAGALTRTDAVPIAPRDGHRTLRTAGRVELLGRRTEQAHVVLGMPGLARNDERRWALGVLNTALGGGMSSRLFQEVREKRGLAYSVYSYTSGFADCGLFGVYAGCRPSQVHDVLRICRDELDKVATDGLTDDEIARAIGQLSGSTVLGLEDTGALMNRIGKSELCWGTQMSVDDMLTRIAEVTPDDVREVARDVLEQRPSLSVIGPLKDKQADRLHQAVS is encoded by the coding sequence GTGACGTCCCGTAGTTCCCGCGCGACGGCCCGCCCCTCTTCGGAGGGGCGGGCCGTCGCCCGTACCCAAACGCTTCTCCCGGGCAGGGACGGCATCGGCACGGTCCGCCGCACCACCCTCCCCGGCGGCCTCCGGATCGTCACCGAGACCCTCCCCTCGGTACGCTCCGCCACCTTCGGCATCTGGGCGCACGTCGGCTCGCGCGACGAGACCCCCACGCTGAACGGTGCCACCCACTACCTCGAGCACCTCCTCTTCAAGGGCACCCACAAGCGGTCCGCCCTCGACATCTCGGCCTCGATCGACGCGGTCGGCGGCGAGATGAACGCCTTCACGGCGAAGGAGTACACCTGCTACTACGCCCGGGTCCTCGACACCGACCTGCCGCTGGCGATCGACGTCGTCTGCGACATGCTCACGGACTCGCTCATCCTCGACTCCGACGTGGACGCCGAACGCGGTGTGATCCTCGAGGAGATCGCGATGACCGAGGACGACCCCGGCGACATGGTGCACGACCTGTTCGCGCAGACCATGTTCGGCGACACCCCGCTGGGCCGCCCGGTCCTCGGCACCGTCGACACGATCAACGCGCTCACCCGGGACCAGGTCGCCCGCTTCTACAAGAAGCACTACGACCCGACCCACCTGGTCGTCGCCGCCGCGGGCAACGTCGACCACGCCACGGTGGTGCGCCAGGTCCGCCGCGCCTTCGAGAAGGCCGGCGCCCTCACCCGTACCGACGCCGTCCCGATCGCCCCGCGCGACGGACACCGCACCCTCCGCACCGCCGGCAGGGTGGAGCTGCTCGGCCGCCGGACCGAGCAGGCCCACGTGGTCCTCGGCATGCCGGGCCTGGCCCGCAACGACGAGCGCCGCTGGGCGCTCGGCGTGCTGAACACCGCCCTCGGCGGCGGCATGTCCTCCCGCCTCTTCCAGGAGGTCCGGGAGAAGCGCGGCCTGGCCTACAGCGTGTACTCGTACACCTCCGGCTTCGCCGACTGCGGCCTCTTCGGCGTGTACGCGGGCTGCCGGCCCAGCCAGGTCCACGACGTGCTGCGGATCTGCCGGGACGAGCTCGACAAGGTCGCCACCGACGGGCTCACCGACGACGAGATCGCCCGCGCCATCGGGCAGCTCTCCGGCTCGACCGTGCTCGGCCTGGAGGACACCGGCGCGCTGATGAACCGCATCGGCAAGAGCGAGCTGTGCTGGGGCACCCAGATGTCGGTCGACGACATGCTGACCCGGATCGCGGAAGTCACCCCCGACGACGTACGGGAAGTGGCCCGCGATGTACTGGAGCAGCGGCCCTCGCTCTCGGTGATCGGCCCGCTGAAGGACAAGCAGGCGGACCGCCTCCACCAAGCGGTCTCCTGA
- a CDS encoding polyribonucleotide nucleotidyltransferase translates to MENETHYAEAVIDNGTFGTRTIRFETGRLAKQAAGSAVAYLDDDTMVLSATTASKRPKDQLDFFPLTVDVEERQYAAGKIPGSFFRREGRPSEDAILTCRLIDRPLRPSFKKGLRNEIQIVETIMALNPEHLYDVVAINAASASTILAGLPFSGPIGATRVALIKGQWVAFPTHTELEDAVFDMVVAGRVLEDGDVAIMMVEAEATEKTIELVKDGAEAPTEEVVAAGLEAAKPFIKVLCKAQSDLAAKAAKPTGEFPVYLDYQDDVLEALTAAVKGELAKALTIAGKQEREAELDRIKELAAEKLLPAFEGREKEIGGAYRALTKKLVRERVIKDKVRIDGRGLTDIRTLAAEVEAIPRVHGSALFERGETQILGVTTLNMLRMEQQLDTLSPVTRKRYMHNYNFPPYSVGETGRVGSPKRREIGHGALAERAIVPVLPTREEFPYAIRQVSEALGSNGSTSMGSVCASTMSLLNAGVPLKAAVAGIAMGLISEEIDGQTHYVALTDILGAEDAFGDMDFKVAGTKQFVTALQLDTKLDGIPASVLAAALKQARDARLHILDVMNEAIDVPDEMSPNAPRIITVKIPVDKIGEVIGPKGKMINQIQEDTGAEITIEDDGTIYIGAQQGSQAEAARATINGIANPTMPEVGERYLGTVVKTTTFGAFVSLLPGKDGLLHISQIRKLAGGKRVENVEDVLAIGSKVQVEIAEIDQRGKLSLIPVIADEDGAEGDKDDAAK, encoded by the coding sequence GTGGAGAACGAGACCCACTACGCCGAGGCCGTCATCGACAACGGCACCTTCGGCACCCGCACCATCCGCTTCGAGACCGGCCGTCTGGCCAAGCAGGCCGCCGGCTCCGCCGTCGCCTACCTGGACGACGACACCATGGTCCTCTCGGCGACCACCGCCTCGAAGCGTCCCAAGGACCAGCTCGACTTCTTCCCCCTGACGGTGGACGTCGAGGAGCGGCAGTACGCGGCCGGCAAGATCCCCGGCTCCTTCTTCCGCCGTGAGGGCCGGCCCTCCGAGGACGCGATCCTCACCTGCCGCCTGATCGACCGCCCGCTGCGCCCCTCCTTCAAGAAGGGCCTGCGCAACGAGATCCAGATCGTCGAGACGATCATGGCGCTCAACCCCGAGCACCTGTACGACGTGGTCGCGATCAACGCGGCCTCCGCGTCGACGATCCTCGCGGGCCTGCCCTTCTCCGGCCCCATCGGCGCCACCCGCGTCGCCCTGATCAAGGGCCAGTGGGTCGCGTTCCCGACGCACACCGAGCTCGAGGACGCCGTCTTCGACATGGTCGTCGCCGGTCGCGTCCTGGAGGACGGCGACGTCGCGATCATGATGGTCGAGGCCGAGGCCACCGAGAAGACCATCGAGCTCGTCAAGGACGGCGCCGAGGCGCCGACCGAGGAGGTCGTCGCCGCCGGTCTCGAGGCCGCGAAGCCCTTCATCAAGGTCCTCTGCAAGGCCCAGTCGGACCTCGCCGCCAAGGCCGCCAAGCCCACCGGCGAGTTCCCGGTCTACCTCGACTACCAGGACGACGTCCTGGAGGCGCTGACCGCCGCCGTCAAGGGTGAGCTCGCCAAGGCGCTCACCATCGCGGGCAAGCAGGAGCGCGAGGCCGAGCTCGACCGCATCAAGGAGCTCGCCGCCGAGAAGCTCCTCCCGGCCTTCGAGGGCCGCGAGAAGGAGATCGGCGGTGCCTACCGCGCGCTGACCAAGAAGCTGGTCCGCGAGCGCGTCATCAAGGACAAGGTCCGCATCGACGGCCGTGGCCTGACGGACATCCGTACGCTCGCGGCCGAGGTCGAGGCCATCCCGCGCGTGCACGGCTCGGCGCTGTTCGAGCGTGGCGAGACCCAGATCCTGGGCGTCACCACCCTCAACATGCTCCGCATGGAGCAGCAGCTGGACACCCTCTCCCCGGTGACCCGCAAGCGCTACATGCACAACTACAACTTCCCGCCGTACTCCGTCGGTGAGACCGGCCGCGTGGGCTCGCCCAAGCGCCGCGAGATCGGCCACGGCGCGCTCGCCGAGCGCGCCATCGTGCCGGTGCTGCCGACCCGCGAGGAGTTCCCCTACGCGATCCGCCAGGTGTCCGAGGCCCTCGGCTCCAACGGCTCGACGTCGATGGGCTCGGTCTGCGCCTCCACCATGTCGCTGCTGAACGCCGGTGTGCCGCTCAAGGCCGCCGTCGCCGGCATCGCCATGGGCCTGATCTCCGAGGAGATCGACGGCCAGACGCACTACGTCGCCCTCACCGACATCCTCGGTGCGGAGGACGCCTTCGGCGACATGGACTTCAAGGTCGCCGGCACGAAGCAGTTCGTGACCGCGCTCCAGCTCGACACCAAGCTCGACGGCATCCCCGCCTCGGTCCTGGCCGCCGCGCTGAAGCAGGCCCGCGACGCGCGTCTGCACATCCTCGACGTGATGAACGAGGCGATCGACGTTCCGGACGAGATGTCCCCGAACGCGCCGCGCATCATCACCGTCAAGATCCCGGTGGACAAGATCGGTGAGGTCATCGGCCCCAAGGGCAAGATGATCAACCAGATCCAGGAGGACACCGGCGCCGAGATCACGATCGAGGACGACGGCACCATCTACATCGGTGCCCAGCAGGGCTCGCAGGCCGAGGCCGCCCGCGCCACGATCAACGGCATCGCCAACCCGACCATGCCGGAGGTCGGCGAGCGCTACCTGGGTACGGTCGTCAAGACCACCACCTTCGGTGCCTTCGTCTCCCTGCTCCCGGGCAAGGACGGCCTGCTGCACATCTCGCAGATCCGCAAGCTCGCCGGTGGCAAGCGCGTGGAGAACGTCGAGGACGTGCTGGCGATCGGCTCCAAGGTCCAGGTCGAGATCGCCGAGATCGACCAGCGCGGCAAGCTCTCCCTGATCCCCGTGATCGCGGACGAGGACGGCGCCGAGGGCGACAAGGACGACGCTGCCAAGTGA
- the rpsO gene encoding 30S ribosomal protein S15, which produces MALDAAVKKQIMAEFGTKEGDTGSPEVQVAMLSRRISDLTEHLKTHKHDHHSRRGLLILVGQRRRLLQYLAKKDIQRFRTLVDRLGIRRGAAGGAK; this is translated from the coding sequence GTGGCTCTCGACGCCGCTGTCAAGAAGCAGATCATGGCCGAGTTCGGCACCAAGGAGGGCGACACCGGCTCCCCCGAGGTCCAGGTCGCGATGCTGTCCCGCCGCATCTCGGACCTGACCGAGCACCTCAAGACCCACAAGCACGACCACCACTCCCGTCGTGGTCTGCTGATCCTGGTCGGCCAGCGCCGCCGCCTGCTGCAGTACCTGGCCAAGAAGGACATCCAGCGCTTCCGTACGCTGGTCGACCGCCTCGGCATCCGCCGCGGTGCGGCCGGCGGTGCCAAGTAA
- the eccD gene encoding type VII secretion integral membrane protein EccD: MSTTAATGFCRVTVVAPDSRIDVALPEDIAVADVYPEILRLTGQTQPAGAPTGYHLVRRDGSVLDGARTLAAQQVLDGEVLSLRPFAQSLPPAVFDDVSDAVASAVTRDRHLWSDELLRGAGLVGGVLLLVLMGFVLWFADPLRHDMHSLPGVIAGAVGVLLTAFAGVRARVYGDRATAVALGLGALPLLLIAGSGIIAPDAGQGPGRLQFLLGCVTVLVAAVTLVALTPSGDAPFVAATFLATVGTLATFLAILTEASATGTAAVCVPVAIGLVAFLPGLSARFARLPIGYASPRSAAEDEFLADPHQAHQEPQPVDGERIALQARRGHEMLLGLVGGCAAVVVGSAAVLGFAGNVWGQLLALAAGLAMLLRARLFRYTSQVACVLVAGLAAIALLILGLSLNPPVDLVKDLVLYGDRGGLDVRTIWLTAAVAAGAALVTAIGLIIPRKGLSPFWGRMLDLTEGFVLLSLVPLCLAVLDVFMAARSLTS, translated from the coding sequence ATCGCCGTCGCCGACGTCTACCCGGAGATCCTCCGGCTCACCGGGCAGACCCAGCCGGCCGGCGCCCCCACCGGCTACCACCTGGTCCGGCGCGACGGCTCCGTCCTCGACGGCGCCCGCACGCTCGCCGCCCAGCAGGTCCTCGACGGCGAGGTGCTCTCGCTGCGCCCCTTCGCCCAGTCGCTGCCGCCGGCCGTCTTCGACGACGTCTCCGACGCCGTCGCCTCCGCCGTCACCCGCGACCGGCACCTGTGGAGCGACGAGCTGCTGCGCGGCGCCGGCCTCGTCGGCGGCGTGCTGCTCCTCGTCCTCATGGGCTTCGTCCTCTGGTTCGCCGACCCGCTCCGCCACGACATGCACAGCCTGCCCGGCGTCATCGCGGGCGCCGTCGGCGTGCTGCTCACCGCCTTCGCGGGCGTCCGCGCCCGGGTCTACGGCGACCGCGCCACCGCCGTCGCCCTGGGCCTCGGCGCGCTGCCGCTGCTGCTCATCGCCGGCTCCGGCATCATCGCGCCCGACGCGGGCCAGGGCCCCGGCCGCCTCCAGTTCCTGCTCGGCTGCGTCACCGTCCTGGTCGCCGCCGTCACCCTGGTCGCGCTCACCCCGAGCGGCGACGCCCCCTTCGTCGCGGCCACCTTCCTGGCCACCGTCGGCACCCTCGCCACCTTCCTGGCGATCCTCACCGAGGCCTCCGCCACCGGGACCGCGGCCGTCTGCGTGCCCGTCGCCATCGGCCTGGTCGCCTTCCTGCCCGGCCTCTCGGCCCGCTTCGCCCGCCTGCCCATCGGCTACGCCTCCCCGCGCAGCGCCGCCGAGGACGAGTTCCTCGCCGACCCGCACCAGGCCCACCAGGAGCCGCAGCCCGTCGACGGCGAGCGCATCGCGCTGCAGGCCCGCCGCGGCCACGAGATGCTGCTCGGCCTGGTCGGCGGCTGCGCGGCCGTCGTCGTCGGCTCCGCCGCGGTCCTCGGCTTCGCGGGGAACGTCTGGGGGCAGCTGCTCGCCCTCGCCGCCGGCCTGGCGATGCTGCTGCGCGCCCGGCTCTTCCGCTACACCTCGCAGGTCGCCTGCGTCCTGGTCGCCGGTCTCGCCGCCATCGCGCTGCTCATCCTCGGCCTCTCCCTGAACCCGCCGGTCGACCTGGTCAAGGACCTCGTCCTGTACGGGGACCGCGGCGGCCTCGACGTCCGTACGATCTGGCTCACCGCGGCCGTCGCGGCGGGCGCCGCCCTGGTCACCGCGATCGGCCTGATCATCCCGAGGAAGGGCCTGTCGCCCTTCTGGGGCCGGATGCTCGACCTCACCGAGGGCTTCGTCCTGCTCTCCCTGGTCCCGCTCTGCCTCGCCGTGCTCGACGTGTTCATGGCGGCCCGCTCGCTCACCAGCTAG